A region of Candidatus Bathyarchaeota archaeon DNA encodes the following proteins:
- a CDS encoding GTP-binding protein, whose protein sequence is MSFLDPYFDTRARPVGIRKMFEKTFKIVLLGEHATGKTSLLRKLIYGEFDAEYLPTIKPEIFEREYSFRNGVIRLIIWDAPGSIEEVDDDFYNGAKAALMLYDVCRKSSLRNLKRWYETLSKFISDKYHIWIVGNKIDLETSRIVGDEQVKEEFRDMDFNYLEISAKTGENVEILFKSILKRLIEAQLEEIKTRLRD, encoded by the coding sequence ATGAGTTTTTTAGATCCTTATTTCGATACTAGAGCAAGACCGGTTGGGATTAGGAAAATGTTCGAAAAGACCTTTAAAATAGTCCTCCTTGGAGAACATGCCACGGGAAAAACCAGCCTTTTGAGGAAGCTGATCTACGGAGAGTTCGATGCAGAGTACCTTCCCACAATCAAGCCGGAGATATTCGAGAGGGAGTATAGCTTCAGGAATGGTGTTATTAGACTGATCATCTGGGATGCTCCTGGATCCATAGAGGAGGTTGACGATGACTTTTATAACGGTGCCAAGGCTGCTCTGATGTTATATGATGTATGTAGGAAATCTTCTTTGAGAAATTTGAAAAGATGGTACGAAACATTGTCGAAGTTTATTTCAGATAAATATCATATATGGATTGTCGGGAATAAAATAGATCTTGAAACTAGCAGAATAGTTGGGGATGAACAAGTTAAGGAAGAATTTAGAGATATGGACTTTAATTATTTGGAGATCTCAGCGAAGACTGGTGAAAATGTGGAGATCTTATTTAAATCGATATTGAAAAGGTTAATAGAGGCTCAGCTGGAAGAGATTAAAACGAGGTTAAGGGATTAG